The Bacteroidota bacterium genome includes a region encoding these proteins:
- a CDS encoding response regulator transcription factor — protein MKIQCIIIEDEPLAMEKLKGFVMKHPDLILKSTFNNGADALVFLQTNNVDLLFLDINLGEMSGIRILETANISANVILTTAYSEFALKGYELNVTDYLLKPFTFERFMQAVNKVVNPLPKRELVDQAFIFIKTEYRLEKVMYNDILYIEGMGDYRRIFTVNKNIMTLQTFKELEEELPKTIICRVHKSYMVGLQKIDSVQKDEIHIGNKIIPVSETYKKEFYDLIR, from the coding sequence ATGAAAATTCAGTGCATCATAATTGAGGATGAGCCATTGGCAATGGAGAAGTTAAAGGGATTTGTAATGAAACATCCCGATTTGATATTAAAATCTACTTTTAATAATGGAGCAGATGCTTTGGTTTTTCTGCAAACAAATAATGTGGATCTTTTGTTTTTGGATATTAATTTGGGGGAAATGTCCGGTATTAGGATATTGGAGACTGCAAATATTTCCGCCAATGTAATTTTAACAACTGCATATTCGGAATTTGCCTTAAAGGGATATGAACTTAATGTGACCGATTACCTCTTAAAACCTTTCACCTTTGAACGATTTATGCAGGCAGTAAATAAGGTTGTTAATCCGCTTCCAAAACGCGAACTTGTTGATCAGGCTTTTATCTTTATTAAAACGGAATACCGACTTGAAAAAGTGATGTATAACGATATACTTTATATAGAAGGAATGGGTGATTATCGAAGAATTTTTACGGTCAACAAAAATATTATGACACTTCAAACCTTTAAGGAGTTGGAAGAGGAGCTTCCCAAAACTATTATTTGCAGAGTGCATAAATCGTATATGGTGGGATTACAAAAAATTGATTCTGTTCAAAAGGATGAAATTCACATAGGGAACAAAATTATCCCCGTCTCCGAAACCTATAAGAAGGAATTTTATGATTTGATCAGGTAA
- a CDS encoding S8 family peptidase, which translates to MKYWIYFSDKDNSSYTKSEPGKFLTQKAIDRRTKFNISINETDFPVSEQYVKELNNLGISIEVKSRWLNAVSAYLSEEQIATISQLTFISQISKVNKYSNVDINTIPLNNTAFYKSAATTDISGIYGRSKNQIDQINLDTILQLGFTGGDMVMAVIDAGFFGMDTATLFQSMWDKGQILGFHNFPDDNDQVFNIYSGYHGSWVSSVIAGDIDSVFSGSAPDVKLYLFRTEIADSEYVVEEDHWLEAAELADYIGVDLINSSLGYTTFDDSLTNHTYADLDGNTSVVTMAADMAASKGILVCNSAGNEGASTWHYVSMPADGDSVFSIGAVDTLGIHAGFSGYGPTSDGRLKPNVVALGVLSAVMDPGGNIYNLGGTSFASPLIAGACASLWGAFPYRTNMEIMDAVQQSAHLHLTPNDSMGYGIPNFGLAFEILKAMEPEDTVIIEDTTLVTIEVVPNPASSFFSVFIESHLNENAQIQIINLQGEMMYSKNIFLEKDFNDSFTIPITEQYASGIYILSILTKSAKQSLRIFVN; encoded by the coding sequence GTGAAATACTGGATTTATTTCAGTGATAAGGATAATTCCTCTTATACAAAATCAGAACCGGGCAAATTCCTTACTCAAAAAGCAATAGACAGAAGAACGAAATTTAATATTTCGATAAATGAAACTGACTTTCCTGTAAGTGAACAGTATGTTAAAGAATTAAATAATCTCGGAATTTCCATTGAAGTAAAATCAAGATGGTTAAATGCAGTCAGTGCCTATTTAAGTGAGGAACAAATAGCAACTATATCTCAACTAACATTTATATCACAGATCAGTAAGGTTAATAAATATAGTAATGTCGACATCAATACAATTCCATTAAATAATACTGCATTTTATAAAAGTGCCGCTACAACAGATATTTCGGGTATTTATGGGAGATCAAAAAATCAAATCGACCAAATAAACCTGGATACTATTCTCCAACTTGGATTTACGGGAGGAGATATGGTAATGGCAGTAATAGATGCTGGATTTTTCGGAATGGATACCGCAACTTTATTTCAAAGCATGTGGGATAAAGGTCAGATTTTAGGTTTTCATAATTTCCCCGACGACAATGATCAGGTATTTAATATTTATTCCGGTTATCACGGAAGTTGGGTATCAAGTGTAATTGCCGGAGATATTGATAGTGTTTTTTCCGGATCTGCACCTGATGTGAAATTATATTTATTCAGAACGGAAATTGCCGATAGCGAATATGTGGTGGAAGAAGATCATTGGTTAGAAGCAGCCGAATTAGCAGATTATATCGGGGTTGATCTGATCAATTCTTCACTTGGATATACCACATTTGACGATAGTCTTACAAATCATACATATGCTGATCTGGATGGAAATACTTCAGTGGTTACAATGGCAGCAGATATGGCTGCATCAAAAGGTATTTTAGTTTGCAACAGCGCTGGAAATGAAGGCGCTAGTACGTGGCATTATGTGTCTATGCCTGCAGATGGCGATAGTGTTTTTTCCATAGGAGCTGTGGATACGTTGGGAATTCACGCTGGGTTCAGTGGTTATGGCCCGACCAGTGATGGAAGATTGAAACCAAATGTTGTGGCACTTGGAGTACTTTCTGCAGTTATGGATCCCGGTGGGAATATTTATAATCTAGGTGGCACTTCTTTTGCATCGCCACTTATTGCCGGTGCTTGTGCAAGTTTATGGGGTGCATTTCCTTACAGAACAAATATGGAAATAATGGATGCCGTGCAACAGAGTGCGCATCTTCATTTAACACCGAATGATTCCATGGGTTACGGAATTCCGAATTTTGGTCTGGCTTTTGAAATTTTGAAGGCAATGGAACCGGAGGATACTGTAATTATTGAAGATACAACACTTGTTACTATTGAGGTGGTGCCAAATCCAGCAAGTAGTTTCTTTTCTGTATTTATAGAAAGTCACTTAAATGAAAATGCACAAATTCAGATTATTAATTTGCAGGGAGAAATGATGTATTCGAAAAATATTTTCCTTGAAAAAGATTTTAATGATTCATTTACCATCCCGATAACCGAACAATATGCATCAGGAATTTACATACTTTCTATTTTAACTAAAAGTGCTAAACAAAGTTTGCGGATTTTTGTTAACTAA
- a CDS encoding S8 family serine peptidase: MKRLLLPVFFCAMVISNVFSQVHAVKDFVDTPVSFSDTKYWVYFTDKNNSKFTLEKPNEYLSQKSIERRAKMDIPLRVIDLPVSASYISLLQKAGVEIIVESRWLNAVSIRIKSDYQLGLISMLPFVKKIEYVKKYQSVDETLPLDNNSFYRYSELATNDYGGAYNQNHMIDIDFLHSLGYSGQGITIAVLDGGFYGVDIGEGFKSFWDKDQIIETRNFADDNDSVFHSTTHGSNVLSIMGGDMPGEYIGSAPDAKFYLFRTEVTSSETVVEEDYWVEGAEYADFVGADIINSSLGYTTFDDSLQDHTYEDLDGNTAVATIAADIAASVGILVCNSAGNEATSSWHFIGVPADGDSVFTIGAVDANENYATFSSVGPTADGRIKPNVSGQGAGTAYIDQTGKVLNGSGTSYSSPLIAGACASLWSAFPELTNMEIIDIVQQSSSQYTDPDYLLGYGIPSFAKAYIQLKELNISETNLLTIIPNPAESSATIIINGLETSDGVINVYDIAGHIIYTTEIKLSTGELSATTLINLDHLASGLYFVQLIGDVYSETKTLMVK; this comes from the coding sequence ATGAAACGATTATTGTTACCGGTTTTTTTCTGTGCGATGGTTATAAGCAATGTATTTTCGCAAGTACATGCTGTTAAAGATTTTGTTGATACTCCAGTTTCGTTTTCAGATACTAAATATTGGGTTTATTTTACGGATAAAAATAATTCGAAGTTTACCTTAGAAAAACCCAATGAATATCTATCCCAAAAGTCAATTGAAAGACGTGCGAAAATGGATATACCGCTTCGGGTCATAGACCTTCCTGTCAGTGCTTCTTATATTTCCTTACTCCAGAAAGCAGGAGTAGAAATTATAGTTGAAAGCAGATGGCTGAATGCTGTAAGTATAAGAATTAAATCTGATTACCAACTTGGTTTAATTTCGATGTTACCCTTTGTAAAGAAAATAGAATATGTAAAAAAATACCAAAGTGTGGATGAAACATTGCCATTGGATAATAACTCATTTTACCGATATTCTGAACTTGCAACAAATGATTATGGTGGAGCATATAATCAAAATCATATGATAGATATTGATTTTCTGCATTCTTTAGGATACTCCGGACAAGGAATTACCATTGCAGTTTTAGATGGTGGATTTTATGGTGTGGATATTGGAGAAGGATTTAAAAGTTTTTGGGATAAGGATCAAATTATTGAAACAAGAAATTTTGCCGACGATAATGACAGTGTTTTTCACAGCACAACACATGGAAGCAATGTATTGAGTATTATGGGTGGAGATATGCCCGGTGAATATATCGGCAGTGCACCTGATGCAAAATTTTATTTGTTCAGAACAGAAGTAACATCCAGTGAAACAGTTGTGGAGGAAGATTATTGGGTGGAAGGAGCAGAGTATGCAGATTTTGTTGGAGCTGATATTATTAATTCATCTTTGGGTTATACCACCTTTGACGATTCACTTCAGGATCATACTTATGAAGATCTGGATGGCAATACAGCAGTTGCAACAATTGCTGCTGACATTGCGGCTAGTGTTGGAATATTAGTTTGTAATAGCGCTGGAAATGAAGCAACCAGTAGTTGGCATTTTATTGGTGTTCCAGCTGATGGCGATAGTGTTTTTACGATAGGTGCAGTTGATGCTAATGAAAATTATGCAACTTTTAGTTCAGTGGGACCAACAGCTGATGGAAGAATAAAACCCAATGTATCGGGCCAAGGAGCCGGAACTGCATATATAGATCAGACTGGAAAGGTTTTGAATGGCAGTGGAACATCTTATTCCTCCCCATTAATTGCAGGAGCTTGTGCAAGTTTATGGAGCGCATTTCCCGAATTAACCAATATGGAAATTATAGACATTGTGCAACAAAGTTCATCACAATATACAGACCCCGATTATTTATTGGGATATGGTATTCCGAGTTTTGCAAAAGCATATATCCAATTAAAGGAATTAAATATCAGTGAAACAAATTTGCTGACTATAATTCCAAATCCTGCAGAATCTTCGGCTACTATAATAATTAATGGTTTAGAAACATCAGATGGAGTTATAAATGTATATGATATTGCAGGGCATATCATTTACACCACAGAGATAAAACTATCTACGGGCGAACTTTCTGCAACTACCCTCATTAATCTCGATCATTTAGCTTCAGGACTCTATTTTGTTCAATTAATTGGGGATGTTTATAGCGAAACAAAAACCTTAATGGTTAAATAA
- a CDS encoding nuclear transport factor 2 family protein, with protein MNANEQCINSFYTAFQNKDFKTMQQCYADNAVFTDEVFIDLDAKKVRAMWEMLIKGGKDLQLEFSDVKADEKEGSANWVATYTFSKTGKKVINKIHAKFIFENGKIINHRDTFSFPLWSKQALGFTGLLLGRTKYLRNKVQQLANKNLIKFMG; from the coding sequence ATGAACGCAAATGAACAATGTATTAATTCATTCTATACTGCATTTCAAAATAAGGATTTTAAAACCATGCAACAATGTTATGCAGATAATGCTGTTTTTACCGACGAGGTATTTATTGATCTTGATGCCAAAAAAGTGAGAGCAATGTGGGAAATGCTTATAAAAGGAGGGAAGGACCTGCAATTAGAATTCAGCGATGTTAAAGCCGATGAAAAAGAGGGTTCCGCTAATTGGGTTGCAACCTATACCTTTTCTAAAACAGGTAAAAAAGTTATCAATAAGATTCACGCTAAATTTATTTTTGAAAATGGAAAAATAATAAATCATCGAGATACTTTTAGTTTCCCTTTATGGTCGAAACAAGCCTTAGGCTTTACCGGTTTATTATTGGGAAGAACAAAATATCTAAGAAATAAAGTGCAACAATTGGCAAATAAAAACCTAATTAAATTTATGGGATAG
- the tnpA gene encoding IS200/IS605 family transposase, whose product MASTYHQVYLQTVFAVKYREAVIHNTWKSSLCGVIGNLINETGCKTLIVNGVEDHIHCFLGLKPPVSISELMKTVKGKSSKYINDKNLTAKRFEWQEGYGVFSYSLSHIDRVFKYIKNQEEHHKKQTFKTEYKRMLDRYQVPYDERCLFEDLI is encoded by the coding sequence ATGGCAAGTACCTATCATCAGGTCTATTTACAGACCGTATTTGCGGTAAAGTACCGCGAAGCAGTAATTCATAACACCTGGAAATCTTCACTTTGTGGCGTTATTGGAAATTTAATTAATGAAACAGGTTGTAAAACCTTGATTGTAAATGGTGTGGAAGATCACATTCATTGCTTTTTAGGATTAAAACCACCCGTTTCGATTTCCGAACTAATGAAAACAGTAAAAGGAAAATCCTCGAAGTACATCAACGACAAAAATCTGACCGCAAAACGTTTTGAATGGCAGGAAGGCTATGGCGTTTTTTCTTATAGCCTTTCACACATTGATCGGGTTTTTAAATACATAAAAAACCAGGAAGAACATCATAAAAAACAAACATTCAAAACCGAATATAAAAGAATGCTGGATAGATATCAGGTTCCATATGATGAGCGTTGTTTGTTTGAGGATTTGATTTAA
- a CDS encoding YafY family transcriptional regulator: MNRIERLSAILIQLQSKRIVRGQEIAKRFGISLRTVYRDISSLDEAGVPIRSEAGVGYSLMEGYKLPPVMFTLEEAIAFLTAEKLVEKFTDSSTENNYKSAMYKIRSVLGDAEKRFLENIDDHIQVLKNPYLPEKSKGEDQLQIFLSSIAEKTVLNIVYFAAHDQKTSERNIEPIGIFHMANHWHVVAWCQLRNDYRDFRVDRISKVETTRKLYSKQHPTLKKYLQKKSKEKELFKVVMLVNKEILFHFGEQKYYNGFIAEREIDNKIEMTFLSSSLEGFARWFIMFGDNADIVEPTALKLIVKKLATFISRK; the protein is encoded by the coding sequence ATGAACCGCATAGAACGTCTTTCCGCAATTTTAATACAGTTACAATCAAAACGCATAGTAAGGGGACAGGAAATTGCAAAACGTTTTGGAATCAGTTTAAGAACGGTTTATAGGGATATCAGCTCTCTGGATGAGGCTGGAGTACCCATTAGAAGCGAAGCTGGAGTTGGATATTCTTTAATGGAAGGATATAAGTTACCTCCTGTTATGTTTACCTTAGAAGAAGCGATCGCTTTTTTAACGGCAGAAAAATTGGTCGAAAAATTTACGGATAGCAGTACGGAAAATAATTACAAATCTGCTATGTATAAAATAAGATCAGTGTTGGGTGATGCTGAAAAACGATTTTTGGAAAATATCGATGACCATATTCAGGTTTTGAAAAATCCTTATTTGCCGGAAAAAAGTAAAGGTGAAGATCAATTGCAAATTTTTCTCTCCTCCATTGCAGAAAAAACAGTTCTGAATATAGTTTACTTCGCCGCTCACGATCAAAAAACATCAGAGCGAAATATAGAACCTATCGGCATTTTTCATATGGCAAATCATTGGCATGTAGTTGCCTGGTGTCAGCTGAGAAACGATTATCGCGATTTTCGTGTCGATAGAATTTCGAAGGTGGAAACAACTAGAAAATTATACAGCAAACAACATCCAACCCTAAAAAAATATTTACAAAAAAAATCAAAGGAAAAGGAATTGTTTAAAGTTGTAATGCTCGTAAATAAGGAAATTTTATTTCACTTCGGTGAACAAAAATATTATAATGGATTTATTGCCGAACGTGAAATTGACAATAAAATTGAAATGACCTTTCTCTCCTCCTCACTCGAAGGATTTGCACGCTGGTTCATCATGTTCGGAGATAATGCCGACATTGTAGAACCAACCGCATTAAAATTAATTGTTAAAAAACTTGCTACGTTTATTTCGAGGAAGTAG
- a CDS encoding DinB family protein: MSIIKMLLKEMEQEAQSTRKMLSRIPDDKYDWQPHPKSMTIRTLATHIAELPDWILFTLNSHELDFAKHPYDPLVINSTEKLMETFEKSFANGKEALATTTEAELEKNWVLRNGDDIYMSLTKGESIRQAFCQIVHHRAQLGVFLRLLNIPIPGSYGPSADEM, from the coding sequence ATGTCGATAATTAAAATGTTATTAAAAGAAATGGAGCAGGAAGCTCAATCAACCCGTAAAATGTTATCTAGAATTCCGGATGACAAATACGATTGGCAACCACATCCAAAAAGTATGACAATCAGAACTCTCGCAACCCACATTGCCGAACTTCCCGATTGGATATTATTTACTTTAAATTCCCATGAACTCGATTTTGCAAAACATCCTTACGATCCTTTGGTAATTAATTCAACAGAAAAACTAATGGAGACCTTTGAAAAATCTTTTGCAAATGGTAAAGAAGCACTTGCTACTACAACCGAAGCAGAACTGGAAAAAAATTGGGTTTTGCGCAATGGTGATGATATTTATATGTCATTAACGAAGGGAGAATCCATTCGCCAGGCTTTTTGTCAGATCGTGCATCACAGGGCCCAACTTGGAGTGTTTTTGCGTCTTTTAAATATTCCAATTCCCGGAAGTTATGGACCAAGTGCAGATGAGATGTAG
- a CDS encoding TonB-dependent receptor, whose amino-acid sequence MRRFLFVVVSAILCQLTHAQNAVIKGLITDAVTQEPLIGATVFLSNQTGAATGIDGTFEFESEAGTYTLTISYVGYLKQSNEIIISAGQVLVLNNSLVPDNGILNTVVVSGSKFEKKLGEETVSIDVIKQTLINNTNDVKLDQTLQRMPGVCVIDGQANIRGGSGYSFGAGSRVLLLMDDLPVLTGDAAFPSWDFIPMENIEQVEIIKGASSALYGSSALNGIINVRTAYPTSTPETRFSFFNGMYFSPRDTAQKWWDDDFPFTAGASFAHRQKFGRFDLSTGAYVYNQNSYFKDMYNRRGRANINTRYRINNNLAVGLNVNAQINRSTSFFFWSGIDSGLYIPFDGTATYNQGFKITIDPYFNYYDKKGNRHKLLMRYYGNHNATATTEQSNFNDLYYGEYQYQKHFENIAAVLSAGLVGSFTKVVAELYGDTTFTSGNEAAYLQFDKKFFDKLNISSGMRYEFNQIAGLKESRPVFRLGANYQAAEFTYIRASWGQGYRFPTIAEKYISTSISLLGVFPNPDLTSETGWSSEIGIKQGMKISSWQGFVDLSGFISEYNNMMEFTFGYYPDEGAFFPYGFKSLNIGATRIIGGEISVIGEGKFGNIPTTLIAGYTYINPTFQDFDSLQNALSSADENVLKYRFKHTIKFDAESTIKKFRIGTTVYYYSFMEAVDAAFVDPIIPGTTIYIVPGLQQYRDEHNTGDCIVDIRVAFLINPTNEISLICTNLLNRDYSIRPAMMEAPRNLTVRYAVKL is encoded by the coding sequence ATGAGGAGATTCCTTTTTGTAGTAGTTTCTGCTATTCTCTGTCAGCTCACACATGCGCAAAATGCAGTTATTAAAGGATTAATTACAGATGCTGTCACACAAGAACCCTTGATAGGTGCAACGGTATTTCTCAGCAATCAAACCGGAGCGGCAACTGGAATTGATGGCACCTTCGAATTTGAATCAGAAGCCGGAACATACACGCTTACAATAAGTTATGTTGGTTACCTCAAACAATCGAACGAAATTATTATAAGCGCAGGGCAGGTATTGGTTTTGAATAATTCATTAGTGCCCGATAATGGTATTTTAAATACCGTGGTTGTGAGTGGAAGTAAGTTCGAAAAGAAATTGGGGGAAGAAACAGTTTCTATTGATGTTATTAAACAAACTCTGATTAATAACACCAACGATGTTAAATTAGATCAAACCTTACAGAGAATGCCGGGAGTTTGTGTGATAGATGGTCAGGCAAATATTCGCGGAGGTTCGGGATATAGTTTTGGCGCAGGTAGTCGGGTATTATTATTAATGGATGATCTTCCGGTTTTAACTGGTGACGCAGCATTTCCGAGTTGGGATTTTATTCCCATGGAAAATATTGAGCAGGTGGAAATAATTAAAGGCGCTTCCAGTGCTTTGTATGGTTCCAGTGCATTAAATGGAATAATTAATGTGAGGACAGCTTATCCAACATCCACTCCCGAAACAAGATTTTCTTTTTTTAATGGAATGTATTTTTCACCCAGAGATACTGCGCAAAAATGGTGGGATGATGATTTCCCATTTACTGCAGGCGCGAGTTTTGCGCATCGGCAAAAGTTCGGAAGATTTGATCTTTCTACAGGTGCATATGTATATAATCAAAACAGTTATTTTAAAGATATGTACAATCGCCGTGGCAGGGCAAATATCAATACGAGATATAGAATAAATAATAATCTTGCGGTAGGATTAAATGTAAATGCACAAATAAATCGCTCCACAAGTTTCTTTTTCTGGAGTGGAATAGATTCGGGTTTATATATACCGTTTGATGGAACTGCTACTTATAATCAGGGATTTAAGATCACTATAGATCCCTATTTTAATTATTATGACAAAAAAGGTAACAGGCATAAATTATTAATGCGTTATTACGGCAACCACAATGCAACGGCAACAACAGAACAAAGTAATTTCAACGATCTTTATTACGGCGAATATCAATACCAAAAACATTTTGAAAATATAGCTGCAGTACTTTCTGCGGGTTTGGTAGGCAGTTTTACAAAAGTGGTAGCCGAATTATATGGCGACACAACTTTCACCTCCGGTAATGAAGCCGCTTATTTGCAATTTGATAAAAAGTTTTTCGATAAATTAAATATCAGCAGCGGAATGCGTTATGAATTTAATCAGATAGCCGGATTGAAAGAATCTCGTCCTGTGTTCAGATTAGGAGCAAATTATCAGGCAGCTGAATTTACGTATATAAGAGCATCTTGGGGACAAGGGTATCGTTTCCCGACCATTGCTGAAAAATATATTTCCACTTCCATAAGTTTATTAGGCGTATTTCCAAATCCAGACCTCACATCAGAAACAGGTTGGAGTAGTGAGATCGGAATTAAACAGGGAATGAAAATTAGTTCATGGCAGGGTTTTGTCGATCTTTCCGGATTTATTTCAGAATATAATAACATGATGGAATTTACCTTCGGATATTATCCTGATGAAGGAGCATTTTTTCCCTACGGATTTAAAAGTTTAAATATTGGTGCAACACGTATTATTGGTGGTGAAATATCGGTAATTGGAGAAGGGAAATTCGGTAATATTCCTACCACATTAATTGCAGGTTACACATATATAAATCCAACTTTTCAAGACTTCGACTCACTTCAAAACGCCTTATCAAGCGCAGATGAAAATGTGCTCAAGTATCGATTTAAACACACCATTAAATTTGATGCGGAATCAACCATAAAAAAGTTCAGAATAGGGACAACTGTTTACTATTATTCCTTTATGGAGGCAGTTGATGCTGCATTTGTAGATCCGATAATTCCGGGAACTACTATTTATATTGTTCCAGGACTTCAGCAATACCGCGACGAACATAATACGGGTGATTGTATCGTGGATATTCGTGTTGCCTTTCTTATAAATCCGACCAATGAAATATCTCTCATTTGTACTAATCTATTAAATCGCGATTACTCCATACGACCTGCTATGATGGAGGCTCCGCGAAATTTAACGGTTCGGTATGCGGTTAAATTATAG